The Crocinitomicaceae bacterium genome includes a region encoding these proteins:
- the had gene encoding 6-hydroxycyclohex-1-ene-1-carbonyl-CoA dehydrogenase, whose protein sequence is METIKQWHMTKLNEKFSLVESPMPEPKEGEALVKVAGCGVCHTDLSFWHSGVRTKKEMPLTLGHEISGVVLKGPANMINQKVIIPAVLPCGNCELCNKGRSNMCQNQLMPGNDFHGGFASHIVVPAKYLCPVPDSVLKNYSLEQLAVIADAISTPYQVMKKSELENNDLAIVIGVGGVGVYGALIAKIMGAKVIAIDINDTKLELAKSKGIDATINSKGLNQKEIKEKVKTLAKELGTSKYGWKIFEFSGTAPGQDLAFSLITFTSTLSIVGFTMDKLEVRLSNLMAFDAKLIGTWGCKPELYSEVVELIDSGKLQIKDFVQTFPMSQINEVFENTLHHKYDKRSVLVPDFN, encoded by the coding sequence ATGGAAACCATCAAACAATGGCACATGACCAAACTCAACGAGAAATTTTCACTCGTTGAATCACCCATGCCTGAACCAAAAGAAGGTGAAGCCCTTGTCAAAGTTGCAGGATGCGGAGTATGTCACACCGACCTAAGTTTCTGGCATAGCGGAGTGCGCACAAAAAAAGAAATGCCTCTGACTTTGGGACATGAAATTAGTGGCGTTGTTCTAAAAGGTCCTGCTAATATGATTAATCAAAAGGTAATTATTCCTGCCGTTTTGCCTTGCGGAAATTGTGAACTATGCAACAAAGGGCGAAGCAATATGTGTCAGAATCAATTGATGCCGGGGAATGATTTTCACGGTGGATTTGCCTCACACATTGTGGTGCCTGCAAAATATCTTTGCCCTGTGCCTGATTCTGTGTTAAAAAATTACTCACTTGAACAACTGGCAGTAATTGCTGATGCTATTTCTACACCATATCAGGTGATGAAAAAATCAGAATTGGAAAATAATGATCTTGCAATCGTTATCGGAGTTGGTGGCGTTGGCGTTTATGGTGCTTTGATTGCAAAAATTATGGGCGCAAAAGTAATTGCCATTGACATCAACGATACAAAATTAGAATTGGCAAAATCCAAAGGAATTGATGCAACCATTAATTCAAAAGGCCTAAATCAAAAAGAGATTAAAGAGAAAGTAAAAACTCTTGCAAAAGAATTGGGTACATCAAAATATGGATGGAAAATTTTTGAATTCTCAGGCACTGCTCCTGGACAAGATCTAGCATTCAGTTTGATTACATTTACCTCTACCTTAAGCATTGTTGGTTTCACCATGGACAAACTGGAAGTGAGACTGAGCAACCTGATGGCTTTTGATGCAAAATTAATTGGAACCTGGGGTTGTAAACCAGAATTGTATAGTGAAGTAGTTGAGTTAATTGATTCAGGGAAACTTCAAATCAAAGATTTTGTACAAACGTTTCCAATGTCACAAATCAATGAAGTATTTGAAAACACTTTACATCACAAATACGACAAACGTTCAGTTCTTGTTCCCGATTTTAATTAG
- a CDS encoding PorT family protein codes for MMDKICVRLILLLLLSCPLYGQQGKNYPSFDRKKIHFGFALGVNTADFNYTLQVDSTSSDSLTGITIRKQPGFNLGIISSLNFHETLSLRFVPSLSFQERLFQYSYIKKGEQEMKETRLESTTLDFPLMLKLRTKRLSNFAAYAIGGFQYSLDLASQKDVDQTLGDPIVKIKQHDFAYQVGGGFDFWMPYFKFAIEIKLSNGIKNVIIQDHTFFMDPLSSLKTKVWWFCITFEG; via the coding sequence GTGATGGATAAAATTTGTGTCAGATTAATTTTGTTATTACTCCTTAGCTGCCCTCTTTACGGTCAGCAGGGTAAAAACTATCCGAGTTTTGACCGGAAAAAAATTCACTTTGGTTTTGCACTTGGTGTGAATACTGCTGACTTTAATTACACTCTTCAAGTTGATTCTACTTCATCTGATTCGTTAACCGGAATCACCATTAGAAAACAACCGGGTTTTAATCTTGGAATTATATCTTCACTTAATTTTCATGAGACACTTTCTCTGAGATTTGTTCCTTCACTCAGTTTTCAAGAAAGATTATTTCAATACTCTTATATCAAAAAAGGCGAACAAGAAATGAAAGAAACCCGCCTTGAATCTACCACGCTTGATTTTCCATTAATGCTCAAACTACGCACAAAACGACTCAGTAATTTTGCTGCATATGCCATTGGAGGATTTCAGTATAGCCTCGATTTAGCATCACAGAAAGATGTTGATCAAACACTGGGTGACCCGATTGTAAAAATCAAACAACATGATTTTGCTTATCAGGTTGGCGGAGGATTTGATTTTTGGATGCCCTATTTTAAATTCGCTATTGAAATTAAACTTTCAAACGGTATAAAAAATGTCATCATTCAGGATCATACATTTTTTATGGATCCTTTGTCATCTCTAAAAACAAAAGTGTGGTGGTTTTGCATCACCTTTGAGGGATAA
- a CDS encoding T9SS type A sorting domain-containing protein, whose translation MKWKCVVIANLLCFAAGAQITVTETDLPEAGYTYFVSADTTTAVNLGTPSAVSQSWDYSSLLLHYFKVPTYDSTINTSYAADFPASTHYTYGPAAFYSGLHGGAPVGTQGMNNGYMFWRRDITGFWIVGFRAEEGDYANKNVTLLQQELLVGCPATYNDVFNNTARWELLFDENSANADTTYVNNVEKVLTADAFGELITPTGTFSNVIRLHEYVITSDSAYAEFMSVPVYAMELNRDTLNNYIFLDNNTHYPVCVVHADKNNTVLYVEYYEGYSMTEISNVEVISQLNVFPNPSTGNFQINLEDSQIENTKLIITDLNGRVIYQSNLSENQNDISVKTSPGLYNYTVMKDNEIIATGIIQILP comes from the coding sequence ATGAAATGGAAATGTGTAGTCATTGCCAACCTGCTTTGTTTCGCTGCAGGTGCGCAAATCACCGTAACTGAAACTGATTTGCCTGAAGCAGGCTACACCTATTTTGTTTCTGCAGATACTACTACCGCTGTTAATTTGGGTACACCGTCAGCAGTTTCTCAAAGTTGGGATTACAGTTCGTTATTGCTGCACTATTTTAAAGTACCAACTTATGACAGTACCATCAATACATCATACGCTGCAGACTTTCCGGCATCAACACATTATACTTATGGACCTGCCGCTTTCTACAGCGGGTTACATGGCGGGGCACCGGTTGGCACACAAGGCATGAATAATGGATACATGTTTTGGAGACGCGACATTACCGGATTTTGGATTGTTGGTTTCAGAGCTGAAGAAGGTGATTACGCAAATAAAAATGTAACACTTCTTCAACAAGAATTGCTCGTGGGTTGTCCTGCAACGTACAATGATGTTTTCAATAATACCGCACGATGGGAATTATTGTTTGATGAAAATTCTGCCAACGCAGACACAACGTATGTGAACAACGTAGAAAAAGTGTTGACAGCAGATGCATTTGGTGAATTGATTACCCCAACCGGAACTTTCAGCAATGTAATTCGCTTACATGAATATGTCATCACCAGTGACAGTGCTTATGCAGAATTTATGAGCGTTCCGGTTTATGCCATGGAACTCAACCGTGATACATTGAACAATTATATTTTCCTTGATAACAATACTCATTATCCGGTATGTGTTGTACACGCAGATAAAAACAATACGGTATTGTATGTAGAATATTACGAAGGATATTCAATGACTGAGATTTCAAATGTTGAAGTCATTTCTCAATTGAACGTGTTTCCAAATCCATCAACAGGAAACTTTCAAATCAATTTAGAAGATTCACAAATTGAAAACACAAAACTAATCATCACTGACCTCAACGGTAGAGTAATTTATCAGAGTAATTTATCAGAAAATCAAAACGATATTTCAGTTAAAACTTCACCTGGATTATACAACTATACTGTGATGAAAGACAACGAAATTATCGCAACAGGTATCATTCAAATTTTGCCCTAA
- a CDS encoding thiolase family protein, translating into MKAYHDKNKGIGIVYDNIYLINGARTPFGKLCGTLGNVSPTDLGIFATRAAIEKSGIKAEDIDQLFYANIGQSSADSYFLPRHIGLYSGIPVGVPAVMLQRICGSGFETIIAGAEQITLGKADTGLCGGTENMTLSPTVSFGNRMGYALGKIDFKDMLWEALNDTAAVPMGCTAENVAAKHKITKEDANVFAKRSIDTYLAAKAAGYYNDEIIKMNSTVFEGEGLKPRKVILLNKAVDFITDENVRPADLEAMAKLPSVFARDGVQTAANSSGIVDGAASVVVAGEAFVKARNLKPLTKIVASATSALDPNVMGLGPVPAIKLILEMTGLSVKDIGLIEINEAFAAQFIGCERELGLDRNVCNVNGGAIALGHPLAATGARLSLTISRNMNMRKVKYGIASACIGGGQGTAILFENTNI; encoded by the coding sequence ATGAAAGCATATCACGATAAAAACAAAGGGATTGGTATTGTATATGATAATATCTATCTAATCAACGGAGCTCGCACCCCATTTGGAAAATTATGCGGAACACTTGGCAATGTTTCACCTACTGATTTAGGAATTTTTGCCACTCGCGCAGCAATTGAAAAGTCAGGTATAAAAGCTGAAGACATTGATCAGTTATTTTATGCAAACATTGGTCAGTCATCTGCTGATTCGTATTTTTTACCAAGACATATTGGTTTGTATTCCGGTATTCCGGTTGGAGTTCCGGCTGTTATGTTGCAACGTATTTGCGGATCAGGTTTTGAAACCATCATTGCCGGGGCAGAACAAATTACGCTTGGAAAAGCAGATACTGGCTTGTGCGGCGGAACAGAAAACATGACTTTATCCCCAACAGTTAGTTTTGGAAATCGCATGGGTTATGCGCTGGGTAAAATTGATTTCAAAGATATGTTATGGGAGGCGCTGAACGATACAGCCGCTGTGCCTATGGGATGCACTGCTGAAAATGTAGCTGCTAAACATAAAATCACCAAAGAAGATGCGAATGTTTTTGCTAAACGTTCAATTGATACTTATCTCGCAGCAAAAGCGGCAGGATACTACAATGATGAAATCATCAAAATGAATTCAACGGTATTTGAAGGGGAAGGATTAAAACCTAGAAAAGTTATATTACTGAATAAGGCAGTTGATTTTATTACAGATGAAAATGTTCGTCCAGCTGATCTTGAAGCTATGGCAAAATTACCATCAGTATTTGCAAGAGATGGTGTTCAAACGGCAGCCAATTCAAGCGGAATTGTTGACGGTGCAGCTTCAGTAGTTGTTGCCGGTGAAGCATTTGTTAAAGCAAGAAATTTAAAACCTCTCACTAAAATTGTTGCATCAGCAACCAGTGCGCTTGATCCAAATGTAATGGGATTAGGACCGGTACCTGCAATTAAATTAATACTTGAGATGACCGGATTATCTGTAAAAGATATTGGACTGATTGAAATCAATGAAGCTTTTGCAGCACAGTTTATTGGTTGTGAACGTGAGTTAGGACTTGATCGCAATGTGTGTAACGTAAACGGTGGAGCCATTGCATTGGGTCACCCATTAGCTGCCACCGGAGCAAGACTTTCATTAACAATTTCTCGCAACATGAATATGCGCAAGGTAAAATACGGTATTGCATCAGCATGTATTGGAGGTGGACAAGGAACAGCCATTTTATTTGAAAACACAAATATCTAA
- the oah gene encoding 6-oxocyclohex-1-ene-1-carbonyl-CoA hydratase: MKNHNLVDHKYTEIIFEKKPVKDWSGNAVPGLFNAWIVLNNPKQYNSYTTAAVKEIILAFGEASNDRSVVTVVFSGVEDKAFCTGGNTKEYAEYYAGNPQEYSQYMRLFNDMVSAILKCEKPVICRVNGMRIGGGQEIGMACDFSISSDVARFGQAGPKHGSAPIGGATDFLPLYVGIERAMASLTLCDPWTAHQAYYYGVITDIAPVLKSNGKFIPNPMIQLEKITDEFGRICFGSMKSGDELKKAKELMAGCETDFTMLDAAVDKLATKILYTFPNCMNKTISEVRKFKLEHWDKNKESSREWLALNMMTEAKAGFKAFNDGPKENREVDFIKLRQLLAEGKEWNEEMHQIISPQYNTTKA, encoded by the coding sequence ATGAAAAATCACAACCTCGTTGATCACAAATACACGGAGATCATTTTTGAAAAAAAACCTGTAAAAGACTGGTCAGGCAATGCGGTACCGGGATTATTTAACGCGTGGATTGTGCTGAATAATCCAAAGCAATACAACTCATACACAACGGCTGCGGTGAAAGAAATTATTCTTGCCTTTGGTGAAGCATCTAATGACAGATCAGTTGTTACCGTTGTTTTTTCAGGTGTTGAAGACAAAGCATTTTGTACCGGTGGTAACACCAAAGAATATGCAGAATACTACGCCGGAAATCCACAAGAATATTCGCAATACATGCGCTTATTCAATGACATGGTGAGTGCTATTTTAAAATGTGAAAAACCGGTGATATGCAGAGTGAACGGCATGCGCATTGGTGGCGGACAAGAAATTGGAATGGCATGTGATTTCAGTATTTCAAGTGATGTAGCAAGATTTGGACAAGCCGGACCAAAACATGGAAGTGCCCCTATTGGTGGAGCCACAGATTTTTTACCACTCTACGTTGGTATTGAACGCGCCATGGCCTCTTTGACTTTGTGTGATCCATGGACAGCACATCAAGCCTATTATTATGGTGTGATTACAGACATTGCTCCGGTATTAAAATCAAACGGAAAATTTATTCCAAATCCAATGATTCAGTTAGAAAAAATCACCGATGAATTTGGACGTATTTGTTTTGGCAGCATGAAATCAGGTGATGAACTGAAAAAAGCAAAAGAACTAATGGCAGGTTGTGAAACAGATTTCACCATGCTTGATGCAGCCGTTGATAAACTTGCTACTAAAATTCTTTACACATTCCCTAACTGTATGAATAAAACCATCAGTGAAGTGCGCAAATTCAAATTAGAGCATTGGGATAAAAACAAAGAAAGTAGTCGTGAATGGTTAGCGTTAAATATGATGACTGAAGCCAAAGCTGGTTTCAAAGCATTCAATGACGGACCAAAAGAAAACCGTGAAGTAGATTTCATTAAGCTCAGACAATTACTTGCTGAAGGCAAAGAATGGAATGAAGAAATGCATCAAATAATTTCTCCTCAATATAATACTACCAAAGCATAA
- a CDS encoding AMP-binding protein: MKGFLKSDIELGPVITNLALMLQRNTERFADRIVYQEKKSDGNYHGITWKNFYNNIENIAANLKTLGFEKGEKMVVFSRNGLDMLELELAVMASGGVAVPIFANFKEDTAELLINHSASTWLAVAGASQLDNVGKIPAIKKIICFDKITDSRFPDLIHIDALRNDVHKMQSSLDNQLLTSTICLNMYTSGTMGIPKCVQLTHENILSQQAALDILWDITEEDRFLSYLPWHHSFGGIFELFTALYNGATFSLESSYGKDPASIFENWKKIKPTVFFSVPKVYQSLFDLTRKSKEAEDQFFNSGLKFIFTAAAALPEKLSLEFEKRKITVIEGWGLTETSPCCTLTDPNLKREAGVVGMPIPGVSLRIADDDEIQVLGPNVMTGYFNNTEANEGAFTEDGWYRTGDVGTFTENGLKLISRKDRIFKLSNGEKVIPTDLEKQIELKCHYVQYAVVSGSGEEYPVALIFPNKKLLENPDYELTPEQGCFCPRSLNELGRCLTGCLHIANNSIGQKFAKVKSAAIIMDELSLDHKTLTPSMKMAPKNVLEKYKAHLKNLYGDKVPVDEEVYVIELEKENEKKCTK; this comes from the coding sequence GTGAAAGGATTTTTAAAATCAGATATTGAACTGGGGCCGGTTATAACTAATCTGGCTCTTATGTTGCAAAGAAATACAGAACGCTTTGCAGATCGTATCGTTTATCAGGAGAAAAAAAGTGATGGAAACTATCACGGGATCACCTGGAAAAATTTTTACAATAACATTGAAAATATTGCTGCCAATCTAAAGACCTTAGGTTTTGAGAAAGGAGAAAAAATGGTTGTGTTTTCACGCAACGGTTTAGACATGCTTGAACTTGAACTTGCTGTGATGGCAAGTGGTGGTGTTGCAGTTCCAATCTTTGCAAATTTTAAAGAAGATACCGCAGAACTACTCATCAATCACTCAGCATCAACCTGGCTGGCAGTGGCTGGTGCAAGTCAATTAGACAACGTGGGTAAAATACCTGCAATAAAAAAAATAATTTGTTTTGATAAAATTACTGACTCACGTTTTCCTGACTTGATTCATATTGATGCGTTGCGCAACGATGTTCATAAAATGCAATCATCTCTTGACAATCAACTGCTGACTTCTACAATTTGCCTGAATATGTATACTTCAGGTACTATGGGTATTCCTAAATGCGTTCAACTCACCCATGAAAATATTTTATCACAACAAGCGGCATTAGATATTTTGTGGGATATCACTGAAGAAGATCGGTTTTTATCATACCTGCCATGGCATCATAGCTTTGGAGGAATATTTGAATTGTTCACAGCCCTGTATAACGGTGCAACTTTTTCTCTTGAAAGCAGCTATGGAAAAGATCCTGCATCTATTTTTGAAAATTGGAAAAAAATAAAACCAACCGTATTTTTTAGTGTACCAAAAGTTTATCAGTCTTTATTTGATCTCACCAGAAAAAGTAAAGAAGCTGAAGACCAATTTTTCAACTCTGGTTTGAAATTTATTTTTACAGCTGCTGCGGCATTACCTGAAAAATTATCACTGGAATTTGAAAAAAGAAAAATCACCGTAATTGAAGGTTGGGGTCTCACTGAAACATCCCCTTGTTGTACTCTAACAGATCCAAATTTGAAACGTGAAGCAGGTGTGGTTGGTATGCCAATTCCGGGTGTGAGTCTTAGAATTGCAGATGACGACGAAATTCAAGTGCTTGGACCAAATGTGATGACGGGATATTTCAACAACACTGAAGCCAATGAAGGAGCTTTTACTGAAGACGGTTGGTACCGCACCGGTGATGTTGGAACCTTTACAGAAAATGGATTGAAATTGATTTCAAGAAAAGATAGAATTTTTAAGTTGTCAAATGGTGAGAAGGTTATTCCTACCGATCTTGAAAAACAAATTGAATTGAAATGTCATTACGTTCAATATGCTGTTGTTTCAGGCAGCGGAGAAGAATATCCTGTAGCATTGATTTTTCCGAATAAAAAATTATTGGAAAATCCTGATTACGAACTTACGCCTGAGCAAGGATGTTTTTGCCCAAGAAGTTTAAATGAATTGGGAAGATGTCTAACCGGATGTCTTCATATAGCGAACAATTCTATCGGTCAAAAATTTGCTAAAGTGAAGTCAGCTGCTATCATCATGGATGAGCTGTCACTTGATCACAAAACTCTGACGCCAAGCATGAAGATGGCGCCTAAAAATGTTCTTGAAAAATACAAGGCTCACTTAAAAAATCTCTACGGTGATAAAGTACCGGTTGATGAAGAAGTTTATGTTATTGAGCTGGAAAAAGAAAACGAAAAAAAATGTACAAAATAA
- a CDS encoding 2-dehydropantoate 2-reductase, whose translation MEQKKPLKVAIIGIGPVGMIMASLLKEQGCEVSICVRNKIKMNLIKSEGIKLEGKMKSVVFFDHVFETIDDLADAKIDPDYIVFALKAYQIKDAAAKALRMDSDKVTIVSAQNGIDVEELLIPVFGIDKILRMVVNYAGNLTAPNIVNVTFFTPPNYLGSIDDNRSAQAKEFAKLLTDAGLTTVDVNSFEILKRTWEKTILNAALSALCGVGRLTMAEAMADPDTVELIEQIINEAVVVAESEKIRFPDDFIRNCMRYLRKGGNHFPSLAGDVINNRQTEIDYFNGKIVEYGKKHYVRTSLNLAFTNMVKAMTNKNISSRIPGAAGAVSRNIIKKGIIKDKKSAATYQGGPCFLGVDLGSAYIKFTVIDDKQNAVFRYIIPTLNKERILHRQVMQAIHSDFDIKYSCATGYGRKHFIESDIIKTEINCAAAGVSREFHGEKNIIDIGGEDIKIIHCDNDGNVVNFIMNDKCAAGTGSFLAEIAERADIPVSEMSHLAGRSNYENELNSFCTVFAKTEIMKWIFDGIAIEDIARGVYLSIANRVAKMKLVPGIPTVMIGGVIANHPYLQSLLNEKFNLQILVPDEPQHLVSFGAAVIAHKTWHRENNQIKQENKLNNESISR comes from the coding sequence ATGGAACAGAAAAAACCATTGAAAGTTGCCATTATCGGTATTGGACCGGTGGGTATGATTATGGCGTCATTACTCAAGGAACAAGGTTGCGAAGTAAGTATTTGCGTGCGCAATAAAATCAAGATGAACCTCATTAAAAGTGAAGGTATCAAACTTGAGGGCAAAATGAAATCAGTGGTATTTTTTGATCATGTTTTTGAAACTATTGATGATCTTGCTGATGCAAAAATTGACCCTGACTATATTGTTTTTGCGCTGAAAGCATATCAAATTAAAGATGCAGCTGCAAAAGCACTGCGCATGGACTCAGACAAAGTAACTATTGTATCTGCACAGAATGGAATTGATGTTGAGGAATTGTTGATTCCTGTTTTTGGCATTGACAAAATATTGCGCATGGTGGTTAATTATGCCGGAAATTTGACTGCGCCGAATATTGTGAATGTCACTTTTTTCACCCCTCCAAATTATCTTGGTTCTATTGATGATAATCGCTCAGCTCAAGCAAAAGAATTTGCAAAATTACTTACAGATGCAGGTTTGACTACTGTTGACGTGAATTCATTTGAAATTCTGAAACGCACGTGGGAAAAAACTATTCTTAACGCCGCACTGAGTGCCCTTTGCGGTGTTGGTAGATTAACCATGGCTGAAGCAATGGCAGATCCTGACACGGTAGAATTGATTGAACAAATCATTAACGAAGCGGTGGTAGTTGCTGAATCTGAAAAAATAAGGTTCCCTGATGATTTCATTCGCAACTGCATGCGTTATTTGCGCAAAGGAGGTAATCACTTTCCATCACTTGCCGGTGATGTAATCAACAACCGACAAACAGAAATTGATTACTTCAATGGAAAAATTGTTGAGTACGGAAAAAAACATTACGTGCGCACCTCTCTTAATTTGGCGTTTACCAACATGGTGAAGGCTATGACCAATAAAAATATCTCGTCTCGTATTCCGGGTGCAGCAGGTGCAGTGAGCAGAAATATTATTAAAAAAGGAATCATAAAAGATAAAAAATCAGCTGCCACATATCAAGGTGGACCATGCTTTCTTGGCGTTGATTTGGGATCTGCATACATTAAATTTACAGTCATAGACGACAAACAAAATGCAGTATTCAGATACATAATTCCTACACTCAATAAAGAGAGAATTTTGCATCGTCAAGTAATGCAGGCTATTCATTCTGACTTTGATATTAAGTACAGTTGTGCAACTGGTTATGGGCGTAAACATTTTATTGAATCAGACATCATTAAAACTGAAATAAACTGTGCCGCCGCAGGTGTATCGCGTGAATTTCATGGTGAGAAAAACATCATTGATATTGGCGGTGAAGACATCAAAATAATTCATTGTGATAACGACGGAAACGTAGTCAACTTTATCATGAATGACAAGTGTGCAGCTGGTACAGGATCGTTTCTGGCAGAGATTGCAGAACGCGCAGATATTCCGGTTTCAGAAATGAGTCATTTAGCCGGTCGTTCAAATTATGAAAATGAATTGAACTCATTCTGTACCGTGTTTGCAAAAACAGAAATCATGAAATGGATTTTTGATGGAATTGCCATTGAAGACATTGCACGTGGTGTTTATTTATCTATTGCAAACAGAGTAGCAAAAATGAAACTGGTGCCCGGCATTCCAACTGTTATGATTGGTGGTGTGATAGCAAATCATCCATACTTGCAATCATTATTAAATGAAAAATTTAATTTGCAGATTCTGGTACCTGATGAACCGCAACATTTAGTTTCATTCGGAGCAGCGGTAATTGCACACAAAACATGGCACAGAGAAAATAATCAAATCAAACAAGAAAATAAACTCAACAATGAAAGCATATCACGATAA
- a CDS encoding enoyl-CoA hydratase/isomerase family protein — protein sequence MEKIKVEYTHDGAVARVILDDGKGNVLDNVMMLEIIDLVNTCRENKNIKLITFEGQGKHFSFGASVPEHTKELAETMIKTFHKIFTTIADAGILTMAKVSGQCLGGGMELALVCNFIYADKTAVFGQPEIVLGVFPPPASVMLPLKIGTARAEELLLTGRSFKADEAEHIGLVNKMYEDKNALNEAVDAWITVNILPKSASSLRYANKAARTTFNYIMGNKLPVLEYIYVQQLMQTKDANEGINAFIEKRSPAWENV from the coding sequence ATGGAAAAGATTAAAGTTGAATACACGCATGATGGTGCCGTTGCTCGCGTTATTTTAGATGACGGAAAAGGCAATGTTTTAGACAATGTCATGATGCTTGAAATTATTGATTTGGTAAATACATGCCGTGAGAATAAAAACATCAAATTGATTACGTTTGAAGGACAAGGCAAACATTTTTCTTTTGGTGCCAGCGTGCCTGAGCATACAAAAGAATTGGCTGAAACGATGATCAAAACATTCCACAAAATTTTTACAACCATTGCAGATGCAGGTATTCTCACAATGGCAAAAGTTTCAGGACAATGCTTAGGCGGAGGAATGGAACTGGCATTGGTTTGCAATTTTATTTATGCCGACAAAACGGCCGTTTTTGGTCAACCAGAAATTGTGCTTGGAGTTTTTCCTCCTCCGGCATCGGTGATGTTACCGCTCAAAATTGGTACCGCCAGAGCTGAAGAACTTTTACTTACCGGTCGTTCATTCAAAGCTGATGAAGCTGAACACATTGGTTTAGTCAATAAAATGTATGAAGATAAAAATGCCCTGAACGAAGCAGTTGATGCATGGATCACGGTAAATATTCTTCCAAAAAGTGCTTCATCACTGAGGTACGCTAACAAGGCGGCGCGCACTACGTTTAACTACATTATGGGGAACAAACTTCCGGTACTGGAATATATTTACGTGCAGCAACTCATGCAAACAAAAGATGCAAATGAAGGCATCAACGCATTTATAGAAAAAAGATCTCCCGCTTGGGAAAATGTTTAA
- a CDS encoding 2-hydroxyacyl-CoA dehydratase, whose translation MYKIKSTDLMKNLMGEYFLSLESGSKKIAWCTSVGPAELLRSFGFEVYFPENHGALLGATRTAMDFIPEAVKCGYSGHVCSYTTADIGAFLKKQSPLQSHYNMQGVPKPDIIAYNTNQCREVEDWFTFYADHFKCPIVGIQPPRHLDEVSQDEIDLVVKQFQKMIPVCEQVSGKKFDIDRFREVVKLSKEATLLWQKVLKTSTADIAPLSFFDGTIHMGPIVVLRGTQTAKDYYTHLLAELEANVREAKGFLPQATTRIFWEGMPIWGKLRMLSDLFMQNKAAVVASTYCSSWVFDHFDENDPFNSTALAYTEIFINRSEKAKMKMLKNWFDEYKIDGIVFHDTKTCFNNSNAKFGMPQRLKEMTGVPALVIEGDLCDLRFFSEGQSITKIETFVEQLQDLKVSR comes from the coding sequence ATGTACAAAATAAAATCTACTGACCTGATGAAAAATCTGATGGGAGAATATTTTCTTTCATTAGAATCCGGTTCAAAAAAAATTGCCTGGTGTACCAGTGTTGGTCCGGCTGAATTGTTGCGCTCATTTGGTTTTGAAGTTTATTTTCCTGAAAACCATGGAGCACTTTTAGGTGCAACACGCACGGCTATGGACTTTATTCCAGAAGCAGTTAAATGCGGTTACTCAGGTCATGTTTGTTCATATACTACAGCTGATATTGGAGCATTTTTAAAAAAACAATCACCACTTCAAAGTCACTACAACATGCAAGGTGTTCCAAAACCGGACATCATTGCATACAATACAAATCAATGCAGAGAAGTTGAAGACTGGTTTACTTTTTACGCCGATCATTTCAAGTGTCCTATTGTAGGTATTCAACCTCCGAGACATTTGGATGAAGTAAGTCAGGATGAAATTGATCTTGTGGTAAAACAATTCCAAAAAATGATTCCGGTTTGTGAACAGGTAAGCGGAAAAAAATTTGACATTGATCGTTTTCGTGAGGTGGTGAAATTAAGTAAAGAAGCCACCTTGTTATGGCAAAAAGTTTTGAAAACATCTACAGCAGACATTGCTCCACTCAGTTTTTTTGACGGCACTATTCACATGGGGCCGATTGTTGTTTTAAGAGGCACGCAAACTGCAAAAGATTATTACACTCATCTCTTAGCTGAACTTGAAGCAAACGTGCGTGAGGCAAAAGGATTTTTACCACAAGCAACCACCCGCATTTTTTGGGAAGGGATGCCTATCTGGGGAAAACTCAGAATGCTGAGTGATTTATTCATGCAAAACAAAGCTGCAGTTGTTGCATCAACCTACTGCAGCAGTTGGGTTTTTGATCACTTTGATGAGAATGATCCATTTAATTCTACCGCACTTGCATACACTGAAATTTTCATTAACCGAAGTGAAAAAGCAAAAATGAAAATGCTGAAAAACTGGTTTGATGAGTATAAAATTGACGGTATAGTTTTTCACGATACAAAAACCTGCTTCAATAATTCTAACGCAAAATTCGGGATGCCTCAACGACTCAAAGAAATGACCGGAGTACCCGCATTAGTAATTGAAGGTGACTTATGTGATTTGCGTTTTTTCAGTGAAGGACAAAGCATCACCAAAATTGAAACATTTGTTGAGCAGTTGCAAGATCTTAAAGTAAGCCGATAA